The following nucleotide sequence is from Firmicutes bacterium ASF500.
CTGTTATGGCGAACGGCTATACCCTATCCCTGAGAAATGTCATTTGCGACCCAAAGGCGAATGCTGTTCATCTGTTCTGCGGCGGAGCAACAGAGGCAGGGGCGAATATTGGTGCTAAGTCCGGGCCTCACGGGAATATTATCATTGAGAACTGTCCCAATATAGGTAATGTCTATGCCGGCAGCATCTCTACTGACAACCAGCCCAACGAATCCTCGATTCCCGCTACTGTTACGATGAGCGGTACGAGCAAGGCGGGGGAATTTTACGGCTGCGGGGCGTTGCAAACATACTATCCCGGTGACGAGATGATAAATCCCGACTTTGTTATTGACCCTCCTGACCCCAACCTCGAAAAATATCGTGTAACCGAAGATGTCACCTTCAATCTTTACTTTACATCCACCTCCATGGTGGACGGCGCTACCGGCGGCGGTAAAAACGCCGCTGTAGTCTACACAGGCAATGGCAGCCTCAATGACGGCCTTACTTTGAAGAACCTGTCCAGTCTTAAGGTGGGCAGCGGTGGGAACCTGACGCCTAAGGCGGGCAGCAATCTTGTCAACGCGGAGCTTGTTGTTCCTGATTCAAGCGTTCTGGGGCTTACCAATCTAACCAACCTGGAATTTGCCAGCCTTCAGGGCGGCGGAGACCTTGTCCTGGGCCAGACGCAGACCTTGACCATCGGCGGCAGTGTGTCAGGGACAACCAGAATCGGCATCGGTAGTATCTTTAACGGAGCTTCACAGCAGGCTCCTGCAATAGGTCATACTTACGTCAGTGCGTCCCAGTCCGCTGATGGTGATTTTGAGCTCATTTGCCCCGGCAACAAACCCAACCTGAAACTGGTCCGGGACAACAACGGCAACTGGACTGCCGAAGATGATTCCCCCGGCGGGGAGGAAAAGCCGCCGTCCAAGCTGGTAAGCTTTGCCCCGGGGGATGTCCATGTCACGAGAGCGGAAGATAAGTCAAAAATCTTTATCCCATTGAAAACAGTTTACAGCGGTGATCCATTGGACTTGGAAAATATCAGGCTTGCCGTTCGCATAAATGGTGTTGACGCCGTATTCAGTTCACATGACACTGTAGGGGACGGCTATAAAACTGACGATTTGTATGTAATGGTGTGGCCTACAGACGATGGGGATGAACTGCTGGTTTATAACGGAGGCAACCCGTTGTTTGCACCGGTTTCTGACGGCGTGTACCGCATTGAGATTACTGTCCCGGGAACCTACACCGCTTCTGGAACGGACCTCTCCGCCTCCTGTACGCTGACGGTTGGCGATAATGTGACGCCTCCGCCCATCAGTATCCCCATCCCCACCGCGAACACCGGCCTGAAATGGACGGGAGCCGAACAGACCGGCGTGAAGGAGGGGAGCGGCTACGAGCTGACCGGGCACAAGGCCACCGCTGTGGGCAGCTACACCGCCTCCGCCGCGTTGAAATCCGGCTATCAGTGGGACGATGGGACCACCACATCGAAAGACATCCCCTGGAGCATCGCCAAGGCGGACGGGCCCGCCGCCCCCGCCGGGCTGTCCGCCGCTCCGCCCACCTCGGCGGGCGGAGCGGACGGAAAAATCCTCGGCGTTACGGCGGCGATGGAGTACGCTGCCCGAGCGGATTTCTCCGACGCGAAAAGCTGTACCGGCACTGAGATCACAAACCTGACCTCTGGAACCTACTTTGTGCGTCTGCGTTCCACACAGACGCATGAGGCGGGGGTCCCCGCCTCGATCACCGTTCCGGATTTCAGCGCGCCCACCGTCGTCTCCATCCGGGTGAACAGCACCGGCCATAAGACCAGCTACGAGGTGAACAGCCCGCTGGATGTGACCGGGCTCACCATTGAGGCGGTCTACTCCAACCAGAGCACGCAGACCGTTCCGGTTACGGCGAATATGGTCAGCGGCTTCGATTCCAGCACGGCGGGCAGCAAGACCTTGACCATCACCTACGAGGGCAGTAAGACCACCTATGTGATCGAGGTGAAAGCGGAGGAGCAGCCCAGCCACACCCACAGCTGGAGCACGAGCTGGAGCGGCGACTCCAACTACCACTGGTATGACTGTCAGGCGAAGGACTGCCCCATCACGAAGGACCGTGAAAAGGAGGGCTATGGCTCCCACAAGGCCGGGCCCTGGATCACGGACAGGGCGGCGACGAGCAGCCGGACTGGCAGACGCCACAAGGAATGCACCGTCTGCGGCTATGTGATGGAACAGGAGACCATACCGGCCACCGGCTCCTCCTCCGGCGGCGGGAGCTCCTCCGGGAGCCATACCACCACCGAGAAAAATCCGGACGGCGCCACCACCACGATCAAGACGGACAATAAGACTGGCGCTGTCACCACCACCATCAAACAGCCCGACGGCTCTACCACCACGACGGTTCAGAACTTGGACGGCTCCAGCAAGACCACTGTGAACCGCGCGGACAGGGTGGCCTCCGAGACCAGCGTGGACCACTGGGGCAACGCTGAGGCGCGGGTCAAGGTCCCGTCCCAGGTCACGCAGGAGGCCCAGCGGGAAGATAAGGCGGTTCTGCTTCCTGTTCCGGAGCTGCCTGTGACCAGAGAGGGCTCGATTTCCGTCACCATCCAGACCTCCAGCAAGCGTCCGGTCAAGGTGGAGGTGCCCGTGGCTGAGCCCGGGCCCGGCACAGTGGCTGTGATCATCCACCCCAACGGCGTTGAGGAGGTCGTCAAGACCTCGGTCGTCACGGAGCAGGGCGTGCTGTTGAAGGTGCCGGACAGGGCTGTGGTGATGGTGAAGGACAACAGCAAGTCTTTTTCTGACGTGAACGGCCACTGGGCGAAGGACGCCATCGGCTTTGTTTCCGCCCGGGAGCTGTTTCAGGGCGAGGGTGCGTCCACCTTTGTGCCCGACGACGGGATGTCCCGCGCTATGCTGATGACTGTGCTGGCCCGCCTGGACGGCGCGGACACCAGCCAGGGCGGAGCCTGGTACGCGGGGGGCATGGACTGGGCGGTTGCCAACGGCATCAGCGACGGTTCCAACCCGGAGGGTATCATTACCAGAGAGCAGCTTGTCTCCATGCTGCACCGCTACGCCGGAAGTCCCGCGGCGGACGGCGAAGCGCTGCCGTTTAAGGACGCGCAGACGGTAAGCGGCTATGCCCAGGAGTCCATGCGCTGGGCCGTGGAGAATGGTATTTTACACGGCTATGAAGACGGCCTCCTGGCTCCCGGCGGCGGCGCGACCCGGGCCGAGGTCGCGGCCATCCTCACACGATATATTGAGCTTTTAAACAAAACCGCATAATAATGAAGGGAGCCGGGCAAATGCCCGGCTCCTGGAGTATTTTTGCGCTTTAAAATGTGAATTAGCCCAGCAGCTGGAGAACGCCCTGGGGCACCTGGTTGGCCTGGGCCAGCATGGCCTGGGCGGACTGCACCAGGATGTTGTTCTTCACATAGGACATCATCTCTTCGGCCACGTCGGTGTCGCGGATGGTGGACTCGGCGTCCTGAATGTTCTCGGCCATCACGGACAGGTTGTTCTGGGTGTGCTCCAGACGGTTCTGGTAAGCGCCCAGGTCGCCGCGGACGGAGGACACGTTGTTGATGGCGTCCTTGACGGTCTGGATCGCGGCGGCGGCATCCTCACGGGTGGCAACGCTCAGCTTGTCAATGCCGAGGGCCTTGGTGTGCATATCGCCCACGGAGACCCGCAGCTGGTTGTAGTCGTCGGAGGTATCGCCGATCTGGAGGGTCAGACCGCCGCCCTCCTTGGTGCTCGCGCCGTTGCTGATCTTGATGAAAGTGTCAGTAGCAGCGGGGGTGGCGGCGGCATCCGTCCAAACGCCGGTGTCAACCTCGCCCTGCGTCACCTCGAGGCCGGTGGCGTGCTTGATCTTCTTGACCATCTCGGCGATGTCGGCGGCGGCGGGGCCATCGCCAGCATTCTGGCTCTCAGTACCAAGCTCCACCCAGTGCTCGATACCGGCTTCCTTCATCTTGGCGATGTTCTCGTCGGTCACAGCGCCCTTCTCAACGAAAACAAACTTCTCGCCGTTGATCTCGAAGGTGGCCTTCTCCAGGGAGGTTTTGTCAATCGCGTGGTCAAGGACCATGGCCTTGGACAGGTCAAGAGCCTGGTAGGCGTCTGCGCCCACAATGTGGGCACCGGCAGTAACCTTATCAGGACCGGCAACCTTATTTGTTCCGCCGAAAGCGGTGGCGGCGCCAGCGGCGTTGGTGTAGGTCATATCGACAGAGTCGACGTTGGCGGGGCCAGCGCCGGCCGTCTTGGCTGTCAGAACCAGCTTATTGGCCGTAGTGCCATCAACCTTGAAAGTATCACCCAGCTCGCTCTCCTCGATCTGCTTGGCAAATGCGCTGGTCATGGTGGCCTCGGTTAGAACCGCATTACCGGCAGCGCCGGCGGCCAGCATCTCATTGCCATCCTTATCCACAAGGTTGAACTTGGTAGGATCTGTCTTGTCCGCTGCAACAGTAAGCTCGAAGTCATACTTCTTTCCATCGGACATGGAGATGCTCATAGTGACCTTTTCGCCGCCCGTGGCGGTGATAGTCCCCAGCTGAGCAGTGTTAATGGTGGACTTCGCAGTGGTGGCGGCCACATCGGTGATCCCGGCGGCCAGAGCGCCCTTGATGGAATCCCAGCCCTCGAAGTCGGCGGAGGAAGCCTTGCCGGTGGAGGACAGGGAACCGTCCAGCAGCTTGATGCCGTTGAAGTTGGCGGAGTCGGCGATACGGTTGATTTCATCCCGGAGCTGGTTGACCTCCTTCTGGAGGGCCTCACGGTCGACCTCGTCCTGATAGGTGCCGTTGGCGGACTGAGTTGCCAGGTAGTCCATGCGGTTGAGCATGTCCTGGATCTCCTGCATGGCGCCCTCAGCGGTCTTCACCAGGGAGACACCGTCCTTGACGTTCTTCTGAGCGGCCTTCAGACCAGTGATCTGAGCACGCATCTTCTCAGAAATAGCCAGACCGGCGGCGTCGTCACCGGCGCGGTTGATCTTGTAGCCGGAGGACAGCTTCTCCAGGTTCTTGGACAGAGCGGAGGTGTTGTTGTTGTAGTTGCGGTAGGCGTTCATGGCCATTATATTGTGCTGAATACGCATGAGTTTTGCTCCTTTCGTTATTTGTGTGCCCGCGGCTTCCTTACCGTGTGACACAGGTCTGTTTCGCGCCGTTTTCCGGTATCCGGCCGGACTGCCAGATCGCGGCGCTGTACTATATTTCAACCGGCTCGTCAGCCGTTTGAAAACTGGGTGGTTTGCGGGGAATCACCGGCTCCGCCGTCCGCAGGCGGAAACATGTGGTTGAGCTGCCGCCGCAGGGCCTGCACGTCGCTGTTTGCGCCGTCCATCTCCTCCAGCAGCCTCCGCATCGCGGCCAGGGCCTGAGCCTTGCTTCTGTTCCAGATGAGCTCCTTTTTGTGGTAGCGGTGGCCGTCGTACACGCACTCAGGGCGCTGACCGCCGTTTCGCTCCAGGACCTCCCCCCGCAGGATGGGGACCTCTTTCGGGGCGTGGATTACCAGCCTGCACCGGTCGCCTGTGACATGGTCCAGCTGGACCACCACATTCTCGCCGATGGTCATATACTCGCCCTGGTTCAGACTCAAACAGAGCATTTTTTCAACTCCTTTTTCACAAGGCGGTCCGGCACTCCATCCTTCCGCCATTTTTCATCGTCATAATATTTTGGACAGCCCTGTCACAGGCTTTCAGGCGCGCGCACGCGCCCTCTCGTTTCCCACCCTCCGGCCTGGAAAACGCTGAGCGAAACACAAATTCTTTTGAGCTTCGCTCAACGCCCTCCAGCCGAATCGCGGGCATTCCCCGGCGTCCCGACCGGCATCGTCGGAGCAAAGTCCATTTCGTTCGGAACACCCTGCCGGGCATTCCTCACTTCACTCCCTTGCTCCTCCTCTCCAACCGCGACCCGCTTACGCTGGGCTCGCGGTTGGTAAAAACTGCGCCAAACCTTCCAGCTTGATGTTTTTTGCTGCGTTGACCTCCCGGTCGTGGACCGTCCCGCACTTTGGGCAGGTCCAGGTCCTCGCGCCGTAGTCCACGCTGTCCTGAAGCTGTCCGCAGACGGAACAGACTCGGGTTGTGGGGGCATAGCGGTCCAGCAGAATGAGCCGCTTTCCCTGCCGCTCCAGCTTGTATTGCAGCAGCTCCCGAAGCATCCGGAAGCCGGAGCTGGCCGCATCCTTCCGCAGAGGCCCTTTTGACATCTCCGCCAGCGCGTCGTCCCTCATACACACGGCGTCCCAGCCGTTGGCGATCCGGCTGGATTCCTTGTGGAGAAAGTCCCGGCGCTGATTGGCGATGCGCTCATGGAGCAGGCGGTATTTTTGGACCGCTTCCTCATAATTCCTGGACCCCGGCTCCATCCGGGCCAGCTTTTGCTGGACACGGACCAGCTTCTCCTGAGACTGCTTCAGCCACCGGGGCGGGTCCGCCGTTGTGCCGTCGTCGGCAACATAGAAGTGCCGCATGGAGTACTTCAGGCCCACTGTGGTCTCAGGCGTGGGGATGACGGGCTCCGGCTGCTTCCCGCTGTGTTCATAGAGGATATAGCAGTAATATTTTTGCGTTTTGGTCTTTTCCACCGTGATCCGTTTCAGCCTCCACCAGGCCTGCGCCCGGCGGGAAAACCTGGCCTTTACAACCCCCGCCTTAGTCATGCGGATGCCGTCCCGGGTGGTGTAGATGGTGGGGCCGGACTCAAATACATGGTTACAGGCGGTAAAGGAGTCCCGGTCCGTCTTCTTTTTCTTAAAATTGGGGTGGCCGAAAGCCTCCGGCCTCTTGAAAAATACCCGGAACGCCTGAGAGAGCTTGTTGTGCTCCTGGATGAGGGCTTGGTTATCGACCTCCGTCAGGAAGGGCGCTCCCTTTTTGTACTTGGCCGGGGTGGGGATGAAATGGGCCCCCGTCTCGGCGTAGAACATCTGTTGGTCGGAGAGCATCTGATTCCAGATGTACCGGCAGCAGCCAAAGGTCTTTTCAAACAGCTCCGCCTGGGCCGGAGTGGGGTAGAGCCGCACCTTGAGGGTGGTGTACTGAATGACCTGCCCCTCCGCAGCTCTTGATTTCCGCGCCATTCCTGTCCGCACCTCCGTCCGGCCCGGTCAGGTTGTATACAACTTGACCGTCGAAAAATGGGGGCGGCCCGTTTAAAATTTTTCGATTTTAGGGCTAAACTATTGAAGAAATCTGCCGATATGTAATATTGAAACGAGTACAAAAGCGCGGCCAGGTTGTATACAACCTGGCCGCGCTTTTTTGCTTTATATACCGTGAAATGGCCGTTTTCCGGTGGTTTTCCACCAGAAAATCGGGTAAAAATTTATCCCGCCGGGCACAAAAGCTGAAAAAATGATGCTAAAACCGGCACGACTAGAAATGGATTGTTTCTCGCTGTCAAGACAGTTTAATTCCGCGCCACCGCCTCGGCCACTCGGATGCCGTCCACGGCGGCGGAGACGATGCCGCCGGCGTAGCCGGCGCCTTCGCCGCAGGGGTAGAGGCCGCGTAATTCCGATTGGCAGGATTCGTCACGGATAATACGAACAGGAGAGGAGGAGCGGGTCTCCACCCCGGTGAGGACGGCGTCAGGGGCGGCGAAGCCCCGGAGCTTGCGGTCCAGCAGGGGGAGGGCCTGGGCCAGGGCGCCGGTCACGTAGCCGGGGAGACAGGGGGCGAGATTGGTCCAGGTGACGCCGGGGCGGTAGGTGGGGGAGAGGGCTCCGGGCCCCTCCGAAGGGACATTTTTGAGAAAATCCTCCACCCGCTGGGCCGGGGCCCGGAAGCCGCCTCCGCCCAGCTGAAAGGCGGCGCGCTCCCACCGCTCCTGAAAGCGGACGCCGGCCAGCACGCCGTCTTCGGCGGGAAAGTCCTCCGGGCCGACGCCCACCAGAAGACCGCCGTTGATGTTCTCACCGTCCCGGGCCCGGCGGCTCATGCCGTTGGTGACCACGCCCCCTTGCTCTGAGGCGGCGGCAACCACCTGACCCCCGGGGCAGACGCAGAAGGTGAAGGCCGACCGGCCGTTGGGCAGGTGACAGGCCAGCTTGTAGTCCGAGGGGGGCAGGCGCTCCCAGGCGGGGCCGTACTGCCGGAGGCTGATGTCCCGCTGGCGGTGCTCAATGCGGACGCCGATGGCAAATTTTTTCTGCTCCATGGGCACGCCGGCGTCCCGGAGCATGGTGAAGGTGTCCCGGGCGGAGTGGCCGGGGGCCAGCACCAGGGTGTCGCAGGAGAGGGTATAGCGGCCCTGGGGGCCCTCTGCCTCCACGGCGGACAGCGCCCCGCCGCTGGCCGTCAGGCCGGTGAGCCTGTGCCCAAAGCGGATGTCACAGCCCAGGGCGATGAGCTCCCGCCGGATGCTCTTGACCACCTCCCGGAGCACGTCGGTGCCGATATGGGGCTTGTGGGAATATTTCACGTTGGCGGGCGCGCCCGCCTCCACCAGAGACTCCAGCACGGCGGAAATCCGGGGGTCGTGGGTGCCGGTGGTCAGCTTGCCGTCGGAGAAGGTCCCCGCGCCCCCCTCGCCGAACTGGACGTTGGAGCCCTCGTCCAGCGTCCCCGAGGTCCAGAAGCGCTGGACATCCTGGGTCCGCCGGTCCACATCCTGCCCCCGCTCCAGAATGACGCAGGGCAGGCCGTTTCGGGCCAGGTACAGGGCGGCGAACAGCCCCGCCGGGCCCATCCCCACTACCACCGGGGGGAGGCCGGACCGGCGCTTGACTGGGGGAAAGGCGTAGGGAACCCGCTCCATCAGCGCGATCCCCCGGCCGGGGGCGCTCTTGATTAGGGCCTCCTCGCGGGGCATGGAGGTCTCCACGGTGTAGACATAGTGGACATTGCGCTTGTCTCGGGCGTCGATGGACTGCCGGACGATCTCCAGCTCCCCCAGCGCGCCGGGACGGACCCCGAGGGCCCGGGCGGCGCGGACGCGCAGCTGGTCCAGGTCCCCGCCCAGGGGCAGGGAAAGATTTCTAATTTGAAGCATTGGTCATCCCTCCAGGAGCATATCATACCACAGGTCGAAAAAAAGTGAAAGTTTTTCGACATAATTTGAGTAAATAAGACAATTTGTCCTTGTGCAAACGACCCAAAATAGTCCATATTTTTCTCAGGGAGAAATTTCCACCGATTCCGGGGGAAAACTACCCACAGAGAAAAAACATGGAGGTACTATTATGGCAAGAAAGACAGTGGAGCGCAATATTTCCTATGACGAGAGCCGGAAGATCTATTACGTCAGCATGGACCTGGGCAGGGACAAGGAGGGCAAGCGCCTCAAGCGCTACCAGACCTACCGCACCCTCTACGCCGCCCGGGCGGGCCTGCGGGACTTCCTGATCCACCGGGAGCAGGAGCTCAACACCCCCAAGCACAACCTGACCCTGGGGGAATGGCTGGAGAGCTGGATGGACAACATCGTCCGCCCCACCCGGGCGGAGACCACGGTGTATGGCTATCAGAAGATCATTGACAACCACGTTCTCCCCAGCCTGGGGGAGGTCCCCCTCCTGGCCCTGTCGCCCATGGACATTCAGCAGTACTATATCCAGGTCCAGCAGAACGCGAATCTGTCCTCCAACACCCTGCGCCGGCACCACGACCTGCTCACCTCGGCCCTGCGGGCGGCGGTGCGGCAGGACAAGCTCCTCCAGTCGCCCATGGACAAGGTGGAGCCTCCCCGGCCCCAGCAGAAGGAGGCGTCCTACTACCGGCCCGAGGAGCTGAAACGGCTGTACAGCCTTCTGGAGGGACACCCGCTGGAGCTGTGCGCCAGGCTGGCGGGCAGTCTGGGGATGCGCCGGGAGGAAATCTGCGGGCTCAAGTGGGAGTGCGTGGATTACGAGCGCCAGCTCCTCCACATCTGCGAGGCCCGCACCGCCTACGGCTCCACGGTGGTCCAGAAGGAGACCAAGACCCGCTCCTCGGTGCGGACGCTGTATATTCCCGACGACGTAACCCTTTTGCTCCAGAAGGAGCAGGAGCGCCAGGCCTGGCGGCTGGAGGAGCCCAGCGAGTTCGTGGTGCTGGACCGCAGGAACCAGCCCTACTCCCCCAACGCCCTGTCACTGGCTTTCACCCGCTTCGTGCGGAAAAACGATCTGCCCCGGGTCACCCTCCACGGTCTGCGCCACTCCTTCGCCACAGTGGCCTCCATGCAAGGGGTGCCCCTCTTCGATATCGGCAAGGCCCTGGGTCACTCCACTCCCGCCACCACCGGCAAGGTCTATACCCATCTGGTGGACCACACTCATGAGGAGACGTTAATTAAGGTGTCCGACGCGCTGAAAAAGTAAGAGGAGGCCCCGCCCAAACGGGCGGGGCCTCAGCCTGTCAAGGAAGCATCGAAATTAGGAAAATAGAGCAACAAATTTGAGCCTCACCCAAGCAGTGACTTGTGCCAGACCCCGGTGGTGCGTGTAGAGCATGGCTGCCTTTCACAGACATTCCGCAGTCTGAGCCGGTGGTGGACACGGCTTTGCTTACCGTTCCACCGCCGTGGCGGATGAGGCCGTTACCGCTCACACTTCCAGAAAAACGCGCTGTAGGGGGGCAGCTCGGAGCCGTCGCCGAAGTCGTGCTTTTCCCCGGAAATCAGGTCCCAGGCCAGGCCGCACCCGGCGTCGAAGTGGGCGGTGTAGGGGGAGCCGTCGGCGTTGATGGCCACCAGCACCCGTTCCTCGTCGCACTTGCGCTCGAAAATAATCTGCTTGTTGGTGAGCACCACGTTGCGGTAGGCCCCGTAGCACAGGGCCTTACTTCCCTTTTTGGCCTCGGCCAGCTGGGAGATCCAGGTGGTGAGGTCGTTCCACTCTGGCTTCTCCAGGGCGGGGCGCAGGTCCGCGTCGCTGCCCCGGCCCTTGGCCCCCTGCATGCCCCACTCGCTGCCGTAGTAAACGGCGGGCACCCCGGGCATCCCGAAGGCCATCGCGTAGACGGGGGCCAGGTGGTCGGGGTTGGTGAGCTTGGAGGCGATGCGGTCCACGTCGTGGTTGTCCAGGAAAGACAGCAGGTGCTTGCCCTTGTACAGGGTCCACTGCTCCGGGCCGAACTGCCGGGCCAGGGAGTGGCCGATCTCAAACATATTCATGGAGTTGAAGGCGGACCACAGCCCCTTGTAGCACTCGTAGTTGGTCACCGAGTGGCACATGTCGCCGGCCATCCAGCGGTTGTAATCCCCGTGGAGGGTCTCGCCCATCAGGGCAAAGTCGGGCTTGAGGCCGTTGACAAAGCCTCTCAGCTGCTTCAGGTACTCCGGGGGCAGGCAGTAGGCCACGTCCAGCCGCAGGCCGTCGACGCCGAACTGGTCCACCCAAGAGCGGATGGCGTCGAACTGGTGCTGAACCACCGCCGGGTTGAACAGGTTCAGCTTCACCAGTTCGTTGTGGCCCTCCCAGCCCTCGTACCAGAAGCCGTCGTTGTACTCAGTGTTGCCATCGAAGCTGATGTGGAACCAATCCTTATAGGGGCTGTCCCACTTCTTCTCCTGTACG
It contains:
- the csrA_1 gene encoding Translational regulator CsrA; the encoded protein is MLCLSLNQGEYMTIGENVVVQLDHVTGDRCRLVIHAPKEVPILRGEVLERNGGQRPECVYDGHRYHKKELIWNRSKAQALAAMRRLLEEMDGANSDVQALRRQLNHMFPPADGGAGDSPQTTQFSNG
- a CDS encoding IS200/IS605 family transposase IS1341; its protein translation is MARKSRAAEGQVIQYTTLKVRLYPTPAQAELFEKTFGCCRYIWNQMLSDQQMFYAETGAHFIPTPAKYKKGAPFLTEVDNQALIQEHNKLSQAFRVFFKRPEAFGHPNFKKKKTDRDSFTACNHVFESGPTIYTTRDGIRMTKAGVVKARFSRRAQAWWRLKRITVEKTKTQKYYCYILYEHSGKQPEPVIPTPETTVGLKYSMRHFYVADDGTTADPPRWLKQSQEKLVRVQQKLARMEPGSRNYEEAVQKYRLLHERIANQRRDFLHKESSRIANGWDAVCMRDDALAEMSKGPLRKDAASSGFRMLRELLQYKLERQGKRLILLDRYAPTTRVCSVCGQLQDSVDYGARTWTCPKCGTVHDREVNAAKNIKLEGLAQFLPTASPA
- the xerC_14 gene encoding Tyrosine recombinase XerC, whose product is MARKTVERNISYDESRKIYYVSMDLGRDKEGKRLKRYQTYRTLYAARAGLRDFLIHREQELNTPKHNLTLGEWLESWMDNIVRPTRAETTVYGYQKIIDNHVLPSLGEVPLLALSPMDIQQYYIQVQQNANLSSNTLRRHHDLLTSALRAAVRQDKLLQSPMDKVEPPRPQQKEASYYRPEELKRLYSLLEGHPLELCARLAGSLGMRREEICGLKWECVDYERQLLHICEARTAYGSTVVQKETKTRSSVRTLYIPDDVTLLLQKEQERQAWRLEEPSEFVVLDRRNQPYSPNALSLAFTRFVRKNDLPRVTLHGLRHSFATVASMQGVPLFDIGKALGHSTPATTGKVYTHLVDHTHEETLIKVSDALKK
- the tvaII gene encoding Neopullulanase 2; the protein is MWFDEAVIYQIYPLGLCGAPADNDGNTKPRILRLLDWVDHIKKTGSNTLLLNPVFDSDRHGYDTRDYFHTDPRLGADGDLAKVCQAFHDAGIRVMLDGVFNHVGRGFWAFKDVQEKKWDSPYKDWFHISFDGNTEYNDGFWYEGWEGHNELVKLNLFNPAVVQHQFDAIRSWVDQFGVDGLRLDVAYCLPPEYLKQLRGFVNGLKPDFALMGETLHGDYNRWMAGDMCHSVTNYECYKGLWSAFNSMNMFEIGHSLARQFGPEQWTLYKGKHLLSFLDNHDVDRIASKLTNPDHLAPVYAMAFGMPGVPAVYYGSEWGMQGAKGRGSDADLRPALEKPEWNDLTTWISQLAEAKKGSKALCYGAYRNVVLTNKQIIFERKCDEERVLVAINADGSPYTAHFDAGCGLAWDLISGEKHDFGDGSELPPYSAFFWKCER